One genomic segment of Spiroplasma endosymbiont of Poecilobothrus nobilitatus includes these proteins:
- a CDS encoding 4-diphosphocytidyl-2C-methyl-D-erythritol kinase: MKIRSYGKFNLTLEVFRKHKFKKMHHIKSIIFPYKEEYDFVELLPYQGKQTIFTCNKKELDSNNNTILEAYHKFIVMFPKFKSTPVHINLIKNTTIGSGLGYSGSNAVAMIKLICHFFNINYYYWKIKKLIQSLSSDALFFYLEKPAIVSGYGHKIKYLTMHQINKYQIPNLKIIDSKISSITKEVYQEFDHNYQYYKTKKIINNLYFNMLQQPAFKINPKLKKFYLTLKKEYSNVMLSGGGGAFLVW; this comes from the coding sequence ATGAAAATTAGATCATATGGTAAGTTTAATTTAACTTTAGAGGTTTTTCGCAAACATAAATTTAAAAAAATGCACCATATTAAAAGTATTATTTTTCCTTATAAGGAAGAATATGATTTTGTTGAGTTATTGCCTTATCAAGGTAAACAAACAATTTTTACTTGTAATAAAAAAGAACTAGATTCAAATAATAATACTATTTTGGAAGCGTATCATAAATTTATTGTTATGTTCCCTAAGTTTAAATCAACTCCAGTTCATATTAATTTAATTAAAAATACAACTATTGGTTCTGGTCTTGGTTATTCTGGTAGTAATGCTGTTGCAATGATTAAACTTATCTGTCATTTTTTTAATATTAATTATTATTATTGGAAAATTAAAAAGTTAATTCAAAGTCTTAGTTCCGATGCTTTATTTTTTTATTTAGAAAAACCAGCAATAGTCTCTGGTTATGGTCATAAAATTAAGTATTTAACAATGCATCAAATTAATAAATATCAAATCCCAAATCTTAAAATTATTGATTCAAAAATATCATCAATTACAAAAGAGGTTTATCAAGAATTTGACCATAATTATCAATACTATAAAACAAAAAAAATAATTAATAATCTTTATTTTAATATGTTACAACAGCCCGCTTTTAAAATTAATCCAAAGTTAAAAAAATTTTATCTTACATTAAAGAAAGAATATTCAAATGTAATGCTTTCTGGTGGTGGTGGCGCTTTTTTGGTTTGATAA
- the rsmA gene encoding 16S rRNA (adenine(1518)-N(6)/adenine(1519)-N(6))-dimethyltransferase RsmA: MKKQNQEMRAEGIIAKKSKGQNFLTNPHFINLIVDSAFDLPNTNILEIGPGMGALTSSILLKANKLVCVEIDSTLVEYLTLKFKDQGLTIIQADILTIDLEKLFLTEFLDNNPISIISNIPYYITSPIIFKLLKIKNPKVKEIILMMQKEVGERIMAQPNSKNYNSLSVVCQFYSDIEKFSLVGRNNFVPVPKVDSIVLKFKLNKKYLSLINDEEFIRFIRMMFATKRKTILNNLAIIINNKILAEDILLRLNYALNLRSENLSLNDFYLLYNEIKQTKGEL; this comes from the coding sequence ATGAAGAAACAAAACCAAGAAATGCGTGCCGAAGGAATAATAGCTAAAAAGAGTAAGGGACAAAACTTTTTAACAAATCCTCATTTTATTAATTTAATTGTTGATAGTGCATTTGATTTACCAAACACAAATATTTTAGAAATTGGTCCAGGAATGGGTGCTTTGACGAGTTCTATTTTATTAAAAGCAAATAAACTTGTTTGTGTTGAAATTGATTCAACTTTAGTAGAATATTTAACATTAAAATTTAAAGATCAGGGTTTAACTATTATCCAGGCGGATATTTTAACCATTGATTTAGAAAAATTATTTTTAACAGAATTTTTAGATAATAATCCAATTAGTATTATTTCCAATATTCCTTATTATATTACTTCACCAATTATTTTTAAATTATTAAAAATAAAGAATCCAAAAGTAAAAGAAATTATTTTAATGATGCAAAAAGAGGTTGGTGAAAGAATTATGGCTCAGCCAAATTCAAAAAATTATAATAGTCTTTCTGTTGTTTGTCAATTTTATAGTGATATTGAAAAATTTTCCTTAGTTGGTCGTAATAATTTTGTTCCAGTACCAAAAGTTGATAGTATTGTTTTAAAATTTAAATTGAATAAAAAATATCTTTCATTAATAAATGATGAAGAATTTATTAGATTTATTCGAATGATGTTTGCAACAAAGCGAAAAACAATTTTAAATAACTTAGCAATTATCATTAATAATAAAATTTTAGCAGAAGATATTTTGTTAAGATTAAACTATGCATTAAATTTACGTTCTGAAAATTTAAGTTTAAATGATTTTTATCTTTTATATAATGAAATTAAACAAACTAAGGGAGAACTATAA
- the rnmV gene encoding ribonuclease M5, whose protein sequence is MRVFVIVEGKTDSAKLKTIFPNIKTIETSGSGITKEKLALIKKISLNNKIIIFTDPDYPGQKLRQIISDYLENNCLHAFISKNDATKGKKVGIAEASEIAIKNSINNLISFSNQPVDNLLWSDYINLVDSKLKREKIIKYYNLMPTNNKTTFKWINYMNVKKQDLIDILKEK, encoded by the coding sequence ATGAGAGTATTTGTTATTGTTGAAGGTAAGACAGATTCAGCAAAGTTAAAAACTATTTTTCCTAATATTAAAACAATTGAAACTAGCGGTAGTGGGATTACAAAAGAAAAATTAGCATTGATCAAAAAAATTAGTTTAAACAATAAAATAATTATTTTTACTGATCCTGATTATCCTGGACAAAAATTACGTCAAATTATTAGTGATTATTTAGAAAATAACTGCCTTCATGCTTTTATAAGTAAGAATGATGCAACCAAGGGCAAAAAAGTTGGAATTGCTGAGGCATCTGAAATTGCAATTAAAAATAGTATTAATAATTTAATTAGTTTTTCAAACCAACCAGTTGATAATTTACTATGAAGTGATTATATTAATTTAGTTGATTCAAAATTAAAACGCGAAAAAATTATTAAGTACTATAACTTAATGCCAACTAATAATAAGACAACATTTAAATGAATAAATTATATGAATGTTAAAAAACAAGATTTAATTGATATTTTAAAGGAGAAATAA
- a CDS encoding rod shape-determining protein, with the protein MANYKFGKDYSFLALDLGTANTVAYVSGQGIVYNEPSMMAYDTLSNSLIVLGNEAYKMVGKTHDHIRMVTPLVDGVISDMEAAQDLLKHIFSRLKLSGIWKNSLVILACPSGVTELERGALKAIAKDMGASHVLVEEEVKLAALGAGINIGLAQGNLVIDIGGGTTDIAIISAGDIVISKSVKVAGKHLDQEIQKYIRAEYNVLVGIRTAEQIKKEIGALVKIINEKPVRAFGRDIITGLPREVLIKPEEIKNVLLAPFSRITDLLVEVLEQTPPELAGDVIRNGITICGGGALIRGIVKYFESIFQLKVKAANDPLMCVIDGAKTYEKNLGAVIERIQLLDANEYKI; encoded by the coding sequence ATGGCTAATTATAAATTTGGAAAAGACTACTCGTTTTTAGCATTAGACTTAGGCACAGCTAACACGGTAGCCTATGTATCAGGTCAGGGAATTGTTTATAACGAACCTTCGATGATGGCATATGACACTTTAAGTAACTCATTAATTGTCTTGGGAAATGAAGCATACAAAATGGTTGGAAAAACGCATGATCATATCAGAATGGTAACACCATTAGTAGATGGAGTTATCTCAGATATGGAAGCGGCTCAAGACTTGTTAAAACACATTTTTAGTAGATTAAAATTATCAGGAATTTGAAAAAATTCACTAGTAATATTGGCATGTCCAAGTGGAGTTACCGAACTAGAGCGTGGTGCTTTAAAAGCTATTGCAAAAGATATGGGAGCAAGTCACGTTTTAGTAGAAGAAGAAGTTAAACTAGCAGCATTAGGAGCTGGCATTAATATTGGTCTAGCACAAGGAAATTTAGTAATTGATATTGGCGGAGGAACAACAGATATTGCAATTATTTCAGCTGGGGATATTGTAATTTCAAAATCAGTTAAAGTTGCAGGAAAACACTTAGATCAAGAAATTCAAAAATATATTCGTGCTGAATACAATGTGCTAGTTGGAATTAGAACTGCTGAACAAATTAAAAAAGAAATTGGTGCATTAGTTAAAATAATTAATGAAAAACCAGTTCGTGCCTTTGGTCGTGATATTATTACGGGATTACCACGAGAAGTATTAATTAAACCTGAAGAAATTAAAAACGTTTTATTAGCCCCTTTTTCAAGAATTACAGACTTATTAGTAGAAGTATTAGAACAAACACCACCAGAATTAGCTGGTGATGTTATTAGAAATGGTATTACCATCTGTGGAGGAGGCGCTTTAATTCGTGGAATTGTAAAATATTTTGAGTCAATTTTCCAATTAAAAGTAAAAGCTGCAAATGATCCATTAATGTGTGTAATTGATGGTGCTAAAACTTATGAAAAAAATTTAGGTGCTGTAATTGAAAGAATTCAATTACTTGATGCAAATGAATACAAAATTTAA
- a CDS encoding IS3 family transposase, which translates to MSRRGSSPDNGHTESWFGFGTFKTEFFETLKRIFRNKEYIYKMIPQYIKFYNEIRPQRKLKWLSPVEYRITQS; encoded by the coding sequence ATGTCACGAAGAGGATCTTCACCAGATAATGGTCATACTGAATCTTGATTTGGATTTGGAACTTTTAAAACTGAATTTTTTGAAACATTAAAACGTATTTTTAGAAACAAAGAATATATATATAAAATGATTCCACAATATATTAAATTTTATAATGAAATTAGACCACAAAGAAAATTAAAGTGATTAAGTCCTGTTGAATACAGAATAACTCAATCCTAA
- a CDS encoding helix-turn-helix domain-containing protein, whose amino-acid sequence MKKQNNKEFKLNIINLYKSGKPVKLLSKEYNVSWHTIYLWIKTYNSKGEESLEWGYGTQIKSGTRKRGVANKPLELMTKKKIYEYAKQFEELSKYLSLSVKNKYKKIYELSNIYTIVSLCKIFKVSRAGYHKWLCLGKPKYNKWNNLIADIIQSTYHNFKRIYGYNMIALWLKKLYDLDLKPWVVYRYMKQMKLKAIIRKKRFNYKKLSDQLRYENILNRNFSTTGINQKIGTDITYLTTNNKTYYLSIVKDFHTNEILDYQISKTLDMPFVLKNILMLE is encoded by the coding sequence ATGAAAAAACAAAACAACAAAGAATTTAAACTAAATATTATTAATTTATACAAAAGTGGAAAACCTGTAAAATTACTTTCAAAGGAATATAATGTTTCATGACATACTATTTATTTATGAATTAAAACATATAATTCAAAAGGTGAAGAAAGTTTAGAATGAGGTTATGGAACACAAATAAAAAGCGGAACTAGAAAGCGTGGTGTTGCCAATAAACCATTAGAGTTAATGACAAAGAAAAAAATATATGAATATGCAAAACAATTTGAAGAATTATCAAAGTACTTATCCTTAAGCGTAAAAAATAAATATAAAAAAATTTATGAATTATCTAATATTTATACAATTGTATCTTTGTGTAAAATATTTAAAGTTTCCAGAGCTGGTTATCATAAATGATTATGTTTGGGAAAACCAAAATATAATAAATGAAATAATTTAATTGCTGATATTATTCAATCAACATATCATAATTTTAAAAGAATCTATGGTTATAATATGATTGCATTATGACTAAAAAAATTATATGATTTAGATCTTAAACCATGAGTAGTATATAGATATATGAAACAAATGAAATTAAAAGCTATAATTAGAAAAAAAAGATTCAATTATAAAAAACTTTCTGATCAATTAAGATATGAAAATATTCTAAATAGAAATTTTTCTACAACTGGAATTAACCAAAAAATTGGAACAGATATTACATATTTAACTACTAATAACAAAACTTATTATTTATCTATAGTAAAAGATTTTCATACTAATGAAATTTTAGATTACCAAATTAGTAAAACTCTAGATATGCCTTTTGTGTTAAAAAATATATTAATGCTTGAGTAA
- a CDS encoding IS1/IS1595 family N-terminal zinc-binding domain-containing protein — protein MEKIIEELINSLTDDQFLEFHEKVKKEAELIKKQKRLNEIDQKFRDKGIKCPNCQSFYCVKNGHNPEGKQKYLCKKCRASFDAFRDHFTYWSHLNYEQWNLLIQISLLGQSSKMIFHFIKTSPKTAWYNRQKIMKSKQLENTQLKFKTLNGQIQIDETFIKEIHKGNFKDKFDKRKIHLDSFSTKTKCCIQMVVDSNNNIYVKSTNTKRLQKQWIIENINKQLIKENSIIISDMQPLYLLVAKQTNSILLETKTSTNPDASYRKLNKISKLQSNLKESLIHYHGLGFTNIQNYLNLWKWKYQHKGLTPNQKSSVLYFNV, from the coding sequence ATGGAAAAAATAATTGAAGAATTAATAAATAGTTTAACAGATGATCAATTTTTAGAATTTCATGAAAAAGTCAAAAAAGAAGCAGAATTAATTAAAAAACAAAAACGCTTAAATGAAATTGATCAAAAATTTAGGGATAAAGGTATTAAATGTCCTAATTGTCAATCTTTTTATTGTGTTAAAAATGGTCATAATCCTGAAGGAAAACAAAAATATTTATGCAAAAAATGTCGTGCTAGTTTTGATGCTTTTCGTGATCATTTTACGTATTGAAGTCATTTAAATTATGAACAGTGAAATTTATTGATTCAAATTTCATTATTAGGCCAATCTAGTAAAATGATTTTCCACTTTATTAAAACATCACCGAAAACCGCTTGATATAATCGCCAAAAAATAATGAAATCAAAACAATTAGAAAACACCCAATTAAAATTTAAAACGTTAAATGGCCAAATTCAAATCGATGAAACATTTATTAAAGAAATCCACAAAGGTAATTTTAAAGATAAATTTGATAAAAGAAAAATTCATCTTGATTCATTTTCAACCAAGACTAAATGTTGTATTCAAATGGTTGTTGATAGCAATAATAATATTTATGTTAAATCAACCAACACAAAACGATTACAAAAACAGTGAATTATTGAAAATATTAATAAACAATTAATCAAAGAAAATTCAATTATTATTTCTGACATGCAACCATTATATTTATTAGTAGCAAAACAAACAAATTCTATTTTATTAGAAACTAAAACTAGCACAAATCCTGATGCTAGTTATCGGAAGTTAAATAAAATTAGTAAATTACAATCAAATCTTAAAGAATCCTTAATTCATTATCATGGCTTAGGTTTCACGAACATTCAAAATTATTTAAATCTCTGAAAATGAAAATACCAGCATAAAGGTTTAACGCCAAACCAAAAATCATCGGTATTATATTTTAACGTATAA
- a CDS encoding rod shape-determining protein, whose amino-acid sequence MAISDVLKNTFNISPKVPRKFIAIDLGTTNSIAYVAGRGIIFNEASVMAYEIGTKKLIALGDDAKKLIGKTHDKIEIYSPLRNGAVTDLTIAEEFIQQIGKKAKVTDLWKNAIVLIACPKNVTELEKQAIIKMCKNIGADFVKIEEDSLMAALGAGENIFAPKGTFILDIGGGKSSCAIISAGGIVESKSIKTAGNYIDEEILKYIRAKHTISIGVVTAEQIKKQIGSLYKTKENKKMIIFGRDVVTGMPKEAEILDSEIRKLLISIFSSITQLITEVLEKTPAELAGDAVANGILVTGGCGQIAGIKEFLSDYFQIPVRLAKNVETSVIDGCIAYEKKIRTGLIEENKKNR is encoded by the coding sequence ATGGCAATATCAGACGTATTGAAAAATACATTTAACATTTCGCCAAAAGTGCCCCGTAAATTCATTGCTATCGATTTAGGAACTACTAATTCAATTGCTTATGTTGCTGGGAGAGGCATTATTTTTAATGAAGCATCAGTAATGGCATATGAAATCGGAACTAAGAAACTAATAGCATTAGGTGATGATGCTAAAAAGTTAATTGGAAAAACACACGATAAAATTGAAATTTACTCACCATTACGTAATGGAGCAGTTACAGATTTAACTATTGCAGAAGAATTTATTCAACAAATAGGAAAAAAAGCAAAAGTAACTGATTTATGAAAAAATGCTATTGTTTTAATTGCATGTCCCAAAAATGTTACAGAATTAGAAAAACAAGCAATAATCAAGATGTGTAAAAATATTGGTGCTGACTTTGTAAAAATTGAGGAAGATTCATTAATGGCTGCTTTAGGAGCTGGTGAAAATATTTTTGCACCAAAAGGAACTTTTATTTTAGACATTGGTGGCGGAAAATCAAGTTGTGCTATTATCTCAGCTGGTGGAATTGTTGAAAGTAAATCAATTAAAACTGCTGGGAATTATATTGATGAAGAAATCTTAAAATACATTCGTGCGAAGCATACTATTTCAATTGGTGTTGTTACTGCTGAACAAATTAAAAAACAAATTGGTTCATTATACAAAACAAAAGAAAATAAAAAAATGATTATTTTCGGCCGTGATGTTGTAACAGGAATGCCAAAAGAAGCAGAGATTTTAGATTCAGAAATTAGAAAATTATTAATAAGTATTTTTTCATCAATTACACAATTAATAACTGAGGTTTTAGAAAAAACTCCAGCTGAGTTAGCTGGTGATGCTGTTGCTAATGGAATTTTAGTTACTGGAGGATGTGGTCAAATTGCCGGAATTAAAGAATTTCTATCAGATTATTTCCAAATTCCTGTTCGTTTAGCTAAAAACGTCGAAACATCTGTTATTGATGGATGTATTGCTTATGAGAAAAAAATTAGAACCGGCTTAATTGAAGAAAACAAAAAAAATAGATAA
- a CDS encoding IS1/IS1595 family N-terminal zinc-binding domain-containing protein translates to MEKIIEELINSLTDDQFLEFHEKVKKEAELIKKQKRLNEIDQKFRDKGIKCPNCQSFYCVKNGHNPEGKQKYLCKKCRRASFDAFRDHFTYWSHLNY, encoded by the coding sequence ATGGAAAAAATAATTGAAGAATTAATAAATAGTTTAACAGATGATCAATTTTTAGAATTTCATGAAAAAGTCAAAAAAGAAGCAGAATTAATTAAAAAACAAAAACGCTTAAATGAAATTGATCAAAAATTTAGGGATAAAGGTATTAAATGTCCTAATTGTCAATCTTTTTATTGTGTTAAAAATGGTCATAATCCTGAAGGAAAACAAAAATATTTATGCAAAAAATGTCGTCGTGCTAGTTTTGATGCTTTTCGTGATCATTTTACGTATTGAAGTCATTTAAATTATTAA
- a CDS encoding transposase — MKSFKLLNYEQLNLLIQISLLGQSSKMISHFIKTSPKTAWYNRQKIMKSKQLENTQLKFKTLNGQIQIDETFIKEIHKGNFKDKFDKIKIHLDSFSTNTKCCIQMVVDSNNNIYVKSTNTKRLQKQLIIENINKQLIKENSIIISDMQPLYLLVAKQTNSILLATKTSTNPDASYRKLNKISKLQSNLKESLIHYHGLGFTNIQNYLNLWKWKYQHKGLDRLQLLGP, encoded by the coding sequence TTGAAGTCATTTAAATTATTAAATTATGAACAGTTAAATTTATTGATTCAAATTTCATTATTAGGCCAATCTAGTAAAATGATTTCCCACTTTATTAAAACATCACCGAAAACCGCTTGATATAATCGCCAAAAAATAATGAAATCAAAACAATTAGAAAACACCCAATTAAAATTTAAAACGTTAAATGGCCAAATTCAAATCGATGAAACATTTATTAAAGAAATCCACAAAGGTAATTTTAAAGATAAATTTGATAAAATAAAAATTCATCTTGATTCATTTTCAACCAACACTAAATGTTGTATTCAAATGGTTGTTGATAGCAATAATAATATTTATGTTAAATCAACCAACACAAAACGATTACAAAAACAGTTAATTATTGAAAATATTAATAAACAATTAATCAAAGAAAATTCAATTATTATTTCTGACATGCAACCATTATATTTATTAGTAGCAAAACAAACAAATTCTATTTTATTAGCAACTAAAACTAGTACAAATCCTGATGCTAGTTATCGGAAGTTAAATAAAATTAGTAAATTACAATCAAATCTTAAAGAATCATTAATTCATTATCATGGCTTAGGTTTCACGAACATTCAAAATTATTTAAATCTCTGAAAATGAAAATACCAGCATAAAGGTTTGGATAGGCTACAATTATTAGGACCATAA
- a CDS encoding rod shape-determining protein, whose amino-acid sequence MALFNSAKKPAFVSMDLGTANTLVYVSGSGIVYNEPSIVVYRIKENRIIAVGAEAYKMNGKGNKSIRIVRPMVDGVITDIRATEAQLRYIFTKLRITKQLKHSIMLLACPSVITELEKAALKKIAMNLGASKVFVEEEVKMAALGGGVDIYKPAGNLVIDMGGGTTDIAVMASGDIVLSKSVKVAGNYLNDETQKFIRSQYGLEIGSKTAEQIKIEIGSLSKYPDERRMKVYGRDVVSGLPREIEVTPEEIREVLKVPVSRIIDLTVQVLEETPPELAGDIFRNGITICGGGALIKGIDRYFTDTLQLPSKIGEQPLLAVINGTKKFESDIFDILRLESMHVKELNY is encoded by the coding sequence ATGGCTTTATTTAATAGTGCAAAAAAACCGGCTTTCGTTTCTATGGATTTAGGAACTGCTAATACATTAGTATATGTTTCAGGTTCAGGAATCGTTTACAATGAGCCTTCAATTGTTGTTTACAGAATTAAAGAAAACAGAATTATTGCTGTAGGAGCCGAAGCTTACAAAATGAACGGAAAAGGAAATAAGTCAATTCGTATTGTTAGACCAATGGTTGACGGAGTTATTACAGATATTCGTGCAACAGAAGCACAATTAAGATATATCTTTACAAAACTACGTATTACAAAACAATTAAAACATTCAATTATGTTATTGGCTTGTCCATCAGTAATTACTGAATTAGAAAAAGCTGCTTTGAAAAAAATTGCTATGAACTTAGGAGCATCAAAAGTTTTTGTAGAAGAAGAAGTCAAAATGGCTGCATTAGGTGGCGGGGTTGATATTTACAAACCTGCTGGGAACTTAGTTATTGATATGGGAGGAGGAACAACAGATATTGCTGTTATGGCCTCAGGAGATATCGTATTATCAAAATCAGTTAAAGTTGCTGGAAACTACTTAAATGATGAAACACAAAAATTCATTCGTTCACAATATGGTCTAGAAATTGGGTCAAAAACTGCTGAACAAATTAAAATCGAAATTGGGTCATTATCAAAATACCCTGACGAAAGAAGAATGAAAGTTTATGGACGTGATGTTGTTTCAGGATTACCAAGAGAAATTGAAGTAACACCAGAAGAAATCAGAGAAGTATTAAAAGTACCAGTGTCAAGAATTATTGACCTAACAGTTCAAGTGTTAGAAGAAACACCGCCAGAATTAGCTGGTGATATCTTCAGAAATGGAATTACAATCTGTGGAGGAGGAGCTTTAATAAAAGGAATTGATCGTTACTTTACAGATACATTACAATTACCATCGAAAATTGGAGAACAACCATTATTAGCTGTTATTAATGGGACTAAAAAATTCGAATCAGACATCTTTGATATCTTAAGATTAGAATCAATGCATGTAAAAGAATTAAATTACTAG
- a CDS encoding rod shape-determining protein, producing the protein MRPETRPFISLDLGTANVLAYVSGQGVVYNEPSLMAYNNKTNSLIALGKAAYDMVGKTHGDIRMVTPLVDGVIADMEAAQDLLKHIFSRMKMINIWKNAIVLLACPSGVTELEREALKNVAKEMGSELVIIEEEAKMAALGAGINIELPQGHLIIDIGGGTANLAIISSGDIVVSKSIKVAGNHFDDDIRKYIRSEYNIAIGQKTAEDVKKFIGSLVKYHNERSMQIYGRDIVSGLPKEAKISSEEIRNVLLNAFSKITDLVIELLENTPPELAGDIMRNGITVCGGGALIRNIDKYFFDIFQLPTKIASDPLNCVIEGTKIFEKTIKKNIENGLYNFQEKGLLSSLGKKRK; encoded by the coding sequence GTGAGACCAGAAACTAGACCATTTATTTCTCTTGACTTAGGAACTGCTAATGTTTTAGCATATGTTTCAGGACAAGGTGTAGTCTACAATGAACCATCATTAATGGCTTATAACAATAAAACTAATAGTTTAATTGCTTTAGGGAAAGCTGCCTATGATATGGTAGGAAAAACACACGGAGATATTAGAATGGTAACACCATTAGTAGATGGAGTTATCGCAGACATGGAAGCTGCACAAGATTTATTAAAACACATATTTTCAAGAATGAAAATGATAAACATTTGAAAGAATGCTATTGTATTATTAGCATGTCCAAGTGGAGTTACTGAACTTGAAAGAGAAGCATTAAAAAATGTTGCTAAAGAAATGGGATCTGAATTAGTTATCATTGAAGAAGAAGCTAAAATGGCCGCTTTAGGAGCAGGAATTAATATTGAATTACCTCAAGGTCATTTAATCATTGATATTGGTGGAGGAACAGCTAATTTAGCTATTATTTCATCAGGTGATATCGTTGTTTCAAAATCAATTAAAGTTGCCGGAAATCATTTTGATGATGATATTCGTAAATACATTCGTTCAGAATATAACATTGCAATTGGACAAAAAACAGCTGAAGATGTTAAAAAATTCATTGGTTCATTAGTTAAATACCATAACGAAAGATCAATGCAAATCTACGGACGTGATATTGTTTCAGGGTTACCAAAAGAAGCAAAAATATCTTCAGAAGAAATTAGAAATGTTTTATTAAATGCATTTTCTAAAATTACAGATTTAGTAATTGAATTATTAGAAAATACACCACCAGAATTAGCTGGTGATATTATGAGAAATGGAATTACAGTTTGTGGGGGAGGAGCTTTAATTAGAAATATTGATAAATATTTCTTTGATATTTTCCAATTACCAACTAAAATAGCTTCAGATCCATTAAATTGTGTTATCGAAGGAACAAAAATCTTTGAAAAAACAATTAAGAAAAACATTGAAAATGGTTTATATAATTTTCAAGAAAAAGGATTATTATCATCATTAGGTAAAAAAAGAAAATAA
- a CDS encoding TatD family hydrolase: protein MSHEYENEETSAIIADAKISSVSWLNNVGYDLDSSQAAVRHAMQYDNVFATIGFHPTDVAKYRFSDLEKLDQLLNSDKVISVGEIGLDYFHKTVSPDLQKHWFIKQIELAKQHNLPIAIHCRDAYQDCYEILKEQKITQGLMHCYNGTIQMAQKFLDLGFYLSFAGNITFKNAEQLREVAKMVPLNKILVETDAPYLTPDPYRGKKNYPKFIMYTVKKLAELKNMPVEEMIRITNKNARKLFNLD, encoded by the coding sequence ATGTCACATGAATATGAGAATGAAGAAACATCAGCAATAATAGCTGATGCTAAAATTAGTAGCGTGTCTTGGCTTAATAATGTTGGTTATGATTTAGATTCTAGCCAAGCAGCAGTTCGCCATGCAATGCAGTATGATAATGTTTTTGCAACAATTGGGTTTCATCCAACTGATGTTGCTAAATATAGGTTTTCAGATTTAGAGAAATTAGATCAATTATTAAATAGTGATAAAGTAATTTCTGTTGGCGAAATTGGTTTAGATTATTTTCATAAAACTGTTTCTCCAGATTTACAAAAGCATTGATTTATTAAACAAATTGAATTAGCAAAACAACATAATCTTCCAATTGCCATTCATTGCCGTGATGCTTATCAAGATTGTTATGAAATATTAAAAGAACAAAAAATAACACAAGGTTTGATGCATTGTTATAATGGGACAATTCAAATGGCTCAAAAATTTTTAGATTTAGGATTTTATCTTTCATTTGCTGGTAATATTACTTTTAAAAATGCCGAGCAATTACGGGAAGTTGCTAAAATGGTACCATTAAATAAAATTTTAGTGGAAACTGATGCACCATATTTAACTCCTGATCCATATCGCGGGAAAAAGAATTATCCTAAATTTATTATGTATACAGTTAAAAAATTAGCAGAATTAAAGAATATGCCGGTTGAAGAAATGATTCGTATTACTAATAAAAATGCACGAAAATTATTTAATCTTGATTAA